In Methylococcus geothermalis, one genomic interval encodes:
- a CDS encoding glutamate synthase subunit beta, with the protein MGKPTGFMEIARQDRRYTLVADRIQHYREFVVPLSEEEISRQGARCMDCGIPYCHQGCPVNNIIPDWNDLVYQGNWEEASEVLHSTNNFPEFTGRICPAPCEAACTLNLNDEPVTIKTIECSIVDKAWEESWIRPQIPLKRTDKRVAVVGSGPSGLACAQQLARAGHGVVVYEKADRIGGLLRYGIPDFKMEKHLIDRRIAQMQAEGVIFRPNSHIGANIPMSRLLADFDAIVLAGGSEQPRDLPVPGRELGGIHFAMEFLKQQNRRVAGDAIEDESSILATDRHVIVIGGGDTGSDCIGTSIRQGAASVVQLEILPQPPAKEDKGLTWPNWPNRLRTSSSQEEGCERRWSVATKRFSGENGRVTQIHCIEVSWKQDGGRWLMEEIPGSEFTLKADLVLLAMGFVHPVHEGLLEEAGVRLDERGNVQADALSYRTSVDKVFTAGDMRRGQSLVVWAIREGRQAARAVDEFLMGHSELPR; encoded by the coding sequence ATGGGAAAACCCACCGGTTTCATGGAAATTGCTCGGCAGGACCGGCGTTACACCCTGGTCGCGGACCGCATCCAGCATTACCGCGAATTCGTAGTGCCGCTCAGCGAGGAAGAAATCAGCCGCCAGGGCGCCCGCTGCATGGATTGCGGCATCCCCTATTGCCACCAGGGCTGCCCCGTCAACAACATCATTCCGGACTGGAACGATCTGGTGTATCAAGGCAATTGGGAAGAGGCGAGCGAGGTGTTGCACAGCACCAACAACTTCCCGGAATTCACCGGCCGGATCTGCCCCGCTCCTTGCGAAGCCGCCTGCACGCTGAACCTCAACGACGAGCCGGTCACCATCAAGACCATCGAGTGCTCGATCGTCGACAAGGCCTGGGAAGAAAGCTGGATCCGTCCGCAAATCCCCCTCAAGCGCACCGACAAACGCGTGGCCGTGGTGGGCTCGGGTCCGTCCGGGCTCGCCTGCGCCCAGCAACTGGCTCGCGCCGGCCATGGCGTCGTCGTCTATGAGAAGGCGGACCGTATCGGTGGCCTGCTGCGCTACGGCATTCCCGACTTCAAGATGGAGAAACATCTGATCGACCGCCGCATCGCCCAGATGCAGGCGGAAGGCGTGATCTTCCGTCCGAACAGCCACATCGGGGCCAATATTCCGATGAGCCGGCTGCTGGCCGATTTCGACGCCATCGTGCTGGCCGGCGGCTCGGAGCAGCCGCGCGACCTGCCCGTTCCTGGGCGCGAGCTGGGCGGCATCCATTTCGCCATGGAGTTCCTGAAGCAGCAGAACCGGCGCGTCGCCGGCGATGCGATCGAAGACGAGAGCAGCATCCTGGCAACGGACCGGCACGTCATCGTCATCGGCGGCGGCGACACCGGCTCCGACTGCATCGGTACCTCGATCCGCCAGGGCGCCGCCTCGGTCGTGCAACTGGAAATCCTGCCCCAGCCCCCGGCCAAGGAAGACAAGGGGCTCACCTGGCCGAACTGGCCCAACCGGCTGCGCACCTCCTCCTCGCAGGAAGAAGGCTGCGAACGCCGCTGGAGCGTCGCGACCAAGCGCTTCAGTGGCGAAAACGGGCGGGTCACCCAGATCCATTGCATCGAAGTGAGCTGGAAACAGGACGGCGGACGTTGGCTCATGGAAGAAATCCCGGGCAGTGAATTCACGCTCAAGGCCGACCTCGTCCTGCTCGCCATGGGTTTCGTACACCCGGTGCACGAAGGGCTGCTGGAGGAAGCCGGGGTCCGGCTCGACGAGCGCGGCAATGTCCAGGCAGATGCCCTGAGCTATCGCACCTCGGTGGACAAGGTATTCACGGCCGGAGACATGCGGCGGGGGCAGTCGCTCGTCGTCTGGGCAATCCGCGAGGGGCGCCAGGCGGCACGGGCCGTAGACGAATTTCTCATGGGCCACTCCGAATTGCCGCGGTGA
- a CDS encoding TrkH family potassium uptake protein: MPQIASRSTVKRLLSLARVFGLMLMVFSLTYLLPISASLLASDGTALLFIEDMLFTIGAGAMLWIATRQYQYDLKSKDGFLLVVLAWTGMAAFATFPLMSYIEGLSFTDAYFEAMSGLTTTGATVLAGLDQLPPAINLWRHELNWLGGMGIIVLAVAILPVLGIGGRQLFMAETPGPMKENKLTPRITETAKNLWLVYAYITLACILCLKIAGMSWLDAICHAFAAMSLGGFSTHDASVGYFDSPVIEAILMVFMLIAGMNFSTHFLAIRTRSLKAYQHDIEAIPYLILALGSCLAIALFLVAHHTYPDFWTALRHASFNLVSIATDCGFASVDYNQWPLFAPLWMLFLSSILVCTGSTGGGIKMMRTLILMKQSQLQMLLLTHPTAVNPVKIGHMVIPSSIILSVLGFIFVYFMSIVILTLLLVVSGLDMVSSFSAIIASINNAGPGLNVVGPASNYASLSDFQTWTCTVAMFLGRIEVFTALIIFTSTFWRK; the protein is encoded by the coding sequence ATGCCCCAGATCGCATCCCGCAGCACCGTAAAGCGCCTGCTCTCTCTCGCCCGTGTGTTCGGGTTGATGCTGATGGTCTTCAGCCTGACCTATCTGCTCCCGATCTCAGCCTCCTTGCTCGCCTCCGACGGCACTGCGCTCCTGTTCATCGAGGACATGCTCTTCACCATCGGCGCCGGCGCGATGCTTTGGATCGCGACAAGGCAGTATCAATACGACCTCAAGTCCAAGGATGGCTTCCTACTCGTGGTGCTGGCCTGGACCGGCATGGCGGCCTTCGCTACCTTCCCGCTGATGTCGTACATCGAGGGGCTATCGTTTACCGATGCCTATTTCGAAGCCATGTCCGGGCTGACGACGACAGGGGCTACGGTGCTGGCGGGCCTCGACCAGCTTCCTCCCGCAATCAACCTCTGGCGCCACGAATTGAACTGGCTGGGCGGGATGGGCATCATCGTGCTGGCGGTGGCCATTCTCCCCGTGCTGGGCATCGGCGGACGCCAGCTGTTCATGGCGGAAACCCCCGGCCCCATGAAGGAAAACAAGCTGACACCGCGGATCACCGAAACCGCAAAAAATCTTTGGCTGGTTTACGCCTATATCACGCTGGCCTGCATCCTGTGCCTCAAGATAGCCGGCATGAGCTGGCTTGACGCCATCTGTCATGCTTTCGCCGCCATGAGCCTGGGCGGGTTCTCGACCCATGATGCCAGTGTCGGCTACTTCGACTCGCCGGTGATAGAAGCGATCCTGATGGTTTTCATGCTGATCGCCGGAATGAACTTCTCCACCCATTTCCTGGCAATCCGCACCAGGAGCCTGAAGGCTTATCAGCATGACATCGAGGCCATTCCCTACCTGATTCTGGCATTAGGAAGCTGTCTGGCCATCGCCCTGTTCCTGGTCGCGCACCACACTTATCCGGATTTCTGGACCGCTCTACGGCATGCGAGCTTCAACCTCGTGTCCATCGCCACCGACTGCGGTTTCGCATCCGTAGACTATAATCAGTGGCCCTTGTTCGCACCGCTGTGGATGCTGTTCCTGAGTAGCATCCTGGTGTGCACGGGTTCGACCGGCGGCGGTATCAAGATGATGCGCACCCTGATCCTGATGAAACAGAGTCAACTGCAGATGCTGCTCCTGACACATCCGACGGCGGTCAATCCGGTCAAGATCGGCCATATGGTGATTCCTTCGAGCATCATTCTGTCGGTCCTGGGTTTCATCTTCGTCTACTTCATGAGCATCGTCATCCTGACGTTGTTGCTGGTGGTCAGCGGGCTGGACATGGTGTCCTCGTTCTCTGCCATCATCGCCAGCATCAACAACGCAGGTCCCGGCCTCAATGTGGTGGGACCCGCCAGCAACTATGCCTCCCTTTCCGATTTCCAGACCTGGACATGCACCGTCGCCATGTTCCTGGGCCGCATCGAGGTTTTTACCGCACTGATCATCTTCACCTCGACATTCTGGCGCAAATGA
- the rpoS gene encoding RNA polymerase sigma factor RpoS translates to MSSEVDFELDGGLVGGLAYVDETAAIEMSAGCEIEVDAVDDGGAPGWRDEASDECGEGAEVGSELDATRIYLNQLGKWKLLTAEEEKHFGRRALEGDEAARCLMIESNLRLVVKIARRYLNRGLPLLDLIEEGNLGLIRAVEKFEPDRGFRFSTYATWWIRQTIERALMSQVRAIRLPVHVAKEMNVVLKAYRSLSVKIQGVPTALDVARQLGKSPERVEQLLRLSEKDLSADAPITADSSKSLLDMAPDDGQSPITDTLLAERLEQKIGEWLDRLNSRQCEVLQRRFGLGGHEVATLEEVALDMGITRERVRQIQREAQLKLRGMLEAEGYTADAVLLN, encoded by the coding sequence ATGTCGTCTGAAGTCGATTTTGAGTTGGATGGCGGTCTCGTTGGGGGCTTGGCTTATGTCGATGAGACAGCCGCGATCGAAATGAGCGCCGGTTGCGAGATCGAGGTGGACGCCGTCGATGATGGCGGGGCGCCAGGGTGGCGGGATGAAGCTTCCGATGAATGCGGAGAAGGGGCCGAGGTTGGTTCCGAGCTCGATGCGACGCGGATTTACCTGAACCAATTGGGGAAATGGAAACTTCTGACGGCGGAGGAAGAGAAGCATTTCGGACGGCGTGCCCTCGAAGGCGATGAGGCCGCCCGCTGCCTCATGATCGAAAGCAATCTGCGTCTGGTCGTCAAGATTGCACGCCGCTATCTGAACCGGGGTTTGCCTTTGCTCGACCTGATCGAAGAGGGCAATCTCGGCCTGATCCGGGCCGTCGAGAAGTTCGAGCCGGACCGCGGTTTCCGCTTTTCCACCTACGCAACCTGGTGGATACGGCAGACGATCGAGCGCGCCCTGATGAGCCAGGTCCGGGCCATCCGGCTTCCGGTTCATGTGGCCAAGGAAATGAACGTGGTACTGAAGGCCTACCGGAGCCTGTCCGTCAAAATACAGGGGGTGCCGACGGCTCTGGATGTGGCCCGGCAACTCGGCAAATCTCCCGAGCGGGTCGAGCAGCTTCTGCGGCTGAGTGAAAAGGATTTGTCGGCCGATGCGCCGATCACCGCCGATTCCTCCAAATCCCTGCTCGACATGGCGCCGGATGACGGTCAGAGTCCGATAACGGATACTCTGCTGGCGGAACGACTCGAACAGAAAATCGGCGAATGGCTCGATCGACTGAATTCCCGCCAGTGTGAGGTTCTCCAGCGCCGCTTCGGGCTCGGTGGGCATGAGGTGGCGACGCTCGAAGAGGTGGCCCTGGATATGGGGATCACCCGCGAAAGAGTTCGCCAGATTCAAAGAGAGGCGCAGCTCAAGCTGCGCGGCATGCTGGAGGCGGAAGGATATACCGCCGACGCGGTATTGCTGAACTGA